A stretch of the Flavobacterium sp. 5 genome encodes the following:
- a CDS encoding SRPBCC domain-containing protein encodes MEQKTKINAEDGKQDLIITREFDLPVDLLFKAYTEAELLEQWMGTKVIKLDNKKHGSYHFETSHNGTLMFKANGTIHEFIPNQKIIRTFEMENMPIGVQLEFLEFEKLTEDKSRLRIQIIYKSVAHREQQLKMPFAYGLNMAHNQLEEIVTKLK; translated from the coding sequence ATGGAACAAAAAACAAAAATCAATGCCGAAGATGGCAAACAAGATTTGATCATAACAAGGGAATTTGATTTGCCAGTAGATTTACTTTTTAAAGCCTATACTGAAGCCGAACTTCTAGAGCAATGGATGGGAACAAAAGTGATAAAACTAGACAATAAAAAACACGGAAGTTACCACTTTGAAACTTCTCATAATGGCACTCTTATGTTTAAGGCAAACGGTACTATTCATGAATTTATTCCCAATCAGAAAATCATACGAACATTTGAAATGGAGAATATGCCGATTGGTGTTCAGCTTGAATTTTTAGAATTTGAAAAACTTACTGAAGACAAGAGCAGATTGAGAATTCAAATTATTTACAAATCTGTTGCACATAGAGAACAACAATTAAAAATGCCTTTTGCTTATGGCTTAAATATGGCGCACAATCAATTAGAAGAAATAGTAACTAAATTAAAATAA
- a CDS encoding sensor histidine kinase KdpD, whose translation MSQISFLKNSYTYKFLFVAFIGIHIPLIGLLLFVLYNSNSVSTLSILFFALLMTLLATASTLLILKKLIKPIEVASKALSIYRNNRIVSDLPINFHDEAGLLMRNIQESIEENEIFINEKQDLIYMLSHDLRTFGGNAETLSKLILEENISDPVKDYAELISDSMYQQNQFIESIIKLLKEQDEIANSNFQPKIIQMRPLFSLVNKQVSKKMSVKNIELILSIEVNEILLTISEDLLVRVLVNLIDNAIKFSFTGSQIYARIYLENEKLNIMISDKGVGFDPKDSELLFEKFTKKSKVGTLNEPSTGIGLYLCRKTIERHQGKLIAQSEGINKGAIFLIVF comes from the coding sequence TTGTCTCAAATTAGTTTTCTAAAAAATAGTTATACATACAAATTTCTTTTTGTTGCTTTTATTGGTATTCATATTCCATTAATTGGGTTGTTATTATTTGTTCTGTATAACAGTAATTCTGTTTCTACGTTGTCAATTTTATTTTTTGCATTATTAATGACTTTACTAGCGACTGCAAGTACATTGCTGATTTTAAAAAAACTAATAAAGCCTATTGAAGTAGCGTCTAAAGCTTTGAGTATCTATAGAAATAATAGAATTGTATCCGATTTGCCAATAAATTTTCATGATGAAGCTGGTTTATTAATGCGTAATATTCAAGAATCGATAGAAGAAAATGAAATTTTCATCAATGAAAAACAAGATTTAATATATATGCTCTCACATGATCTTAGAACTTTTGGAGGTAATGCAGAAACATTATCAAAACTTATTCTTGAAGAAAATATTTCTGATCCTGTAAAAGATTATGCGGAGTTAATTAGTGATTCTATGTATCAACAAAATCAGTTCATAGAAAGTATCATAAAGCTACTAAAAGAGCAAGACGAAATTGCAAATAGTAATTTTCAGCCCAAAATAATTCAAATGCGACCTTTATTTTCTTTAGTGAATAAGCAAGTTTCTAAAAAAATGAGCGTGAAAAATATTGAACTCATTTTATCTATTGAGGTAAATGAAATTCTCCTTACAATAAGTGAAGATTTATTAGTTCGAGTTTTAGTTAATCTAATTGATAATGCTATTAAATTTTCATTTACGGGTAGTCAAATTTATGCTAGAATATATTTAGAAAATGAGAAACTAAATATTATGATATCAGATAAAGGTGTTGGATTTGATCCAAAAGACAGTGAACTATTATTTGAAAAATTTACAAAAAAGAGTAAAGTAGGAACTTTGAATGAACCTTCGACTGGTATTGGTTTGTATTTATGTAGAAAAACTATCGAAAGGCATCAAGGAAAATTAATAGCTCAAAGTGAGGGCATAAATAAAGGTGCAATATTTTTAATAGTCTTTTAG
- a CDS encoding OsmC family peroxiredoxin yields the protein MKRNATAVWTGSLKEGSGKLTTQSTTLENTQYSFKSRFEEGVGTNPEELVAAAHAGCFTMQLTAFIGETSAVIESIETKCDISLVEGTINSSHLTVNAKIEGISNEIFQELVTKAEKNCPISKLFNTEISTTATLV from the coding sequence ATGAAAAGAAATGCAACCGCAGTTTGGACTGGTTCCCTGAAAGAAGGATCCGGAAAATTAACAACACAAAGTACAACATTAGAAAATACTCAATATTCATTCAAATCCAGATTTGAAGAAGGAGTAGGTACCAATCCCGAAGAACTTGTTGCAGCAGCACATGCGGGATGTTTCACCATGCAACTTACCGCTTTTATTGGCGAAACGAGTGCAGTAATTGAAAGTATAGAAACGAAATGTGATATTAGTTTAGTTGAAGGAACAATTAATAGTTCTCACTTAACTGTCAATGCAAAAATTGAAGGAATCTCAAATGAAATCTTTCAGGAATTAGTTACTAAGGCCGAAAAAAATTGTCCGATTTCAAAATTATTTAACACCGAGATTTCTACAACAGCAACTTTGGTTTAA
- a CDS encoding helix-turn-helix transcriptional regulator translates to MILRRDVFQALADPTRRSILLLVATQSMTAGAIASNFDTARPTVSKHLQILTECELLRQEQNGREISYYINAQKMKEVADFIEPFRLIWEDRFNKLETVMKNYKPKE, encoded by the coding sequence ATGATTTTAAGAAGAGATGTTTTCCAAGCTTTAGCCGACCCAACAAGAAGATCAATTTTGTTATTAGTCGCAACACAATCTATGACAGCAGGTGCTATAGCTTCTAACTTTGACACTGCAAGACCAACAGTTTCAAAACACCTACAAATACTTACCGAATGCGAACTTCTTAGACAAGAACAAAACGGAAGAGAAATATCATATTATATTAACGCTCAAAAAATGAAAGAAGTAGCTGACTTCATTGAACCCTTCCGATTAATTTGGGAAGATCGATTTAATAAACTAGAAACTGTAATGAAAAATTATAAACCCAAAGAATAG
- a CDS encoding aldo/keto reductase, translating into MNYRKLGKTNFNISEIALGTWQVGGKWGSPFNDKTADELINTAIDNGVNFIDTADVYENGLSEIAVGRVVRSRSERIYVATKCGRHINPHVNEGYQPKVLQKYVEDSLKRMGLETIDLIQLHCPPTEVFYRPEIFEMFDRLKDQGKILNLGVSVEKVEEALKAIEYSNVTTIQIIFNLFRQRPSELFFQEAQKKDIGIIARVPLASGLLTGKFDSKTIFGAEDHRNFNRDGAAFDKGETFSGINYELGLQAVDALKAIFPEATNLAPVALQWILNFNEISCIIPGASNESHVLSNLSSYNLPKLTPEKITAMNAIYEQYIKPQVHQLW; encoded by the coding sequence ATGAACTATCGTAAACTAGGAAAGACCAATTTTAATATATCAGAAATAGCATTGGGTACATGGCAAGTAGGCGGAAAATGGGGTTCTCCATTTAATGATAAAACTGCCGATGAGCTAATCAATACTGCTATTGATAACGGAGTGAATTTTATTGACACTGCCGATGTTTATGAGAATGGATTGAGCGAAATAGCTGTTGGAAGAGTTGTACGTTCCCGTTCTGAACGCATTTATGTTGCTACAAAATGTGGACGTCATATCAATCCACACGTTAATGAAGGATATCAACCTAAAGTTCTTCAAAAATATGTTGAAGACAGTTTAAAAAGAATGGGATTAGAAACGATTGACCTCATTCAATTGCATTGTCCTCCTACTGAAGTATTTTACAGACCAGAAATCTTCGAAATGTTTGACCGTTTGAAAGATCAGGGAAAAATTTTAAATTTAGGTGTGAGCGTAGAAAAAGTCGAAGAGGCTTTAAAAGCTATTGAATATTCTAATGTTACTACGATTCAAATCATATTTAATCTTTTTCGTCAGCGTCCAAGCGAATTATTTTTCCAAGAAGCTCAAAAAAAAGATATCGGAATTATTGCCAGAGTGCCATTAGCCAGCGGATTATTAACCGGTAAGTTTGATTCAAAAACTATTTTCGGAGCTGAAGATCACAGAAACTTCAATAGAGATGGAGCAGCTTTTGATAAAGGTGAAACATTTTCAGGTATAAATTACGAATTGGGTTTACAAGCTGTTGATGCTTTGAAAGCTATTTTCCCAGAAGCAACCAATTTAGCTCCTGTAGCTTTACAATGGATTTTGAATTTTAATGAAATCAGCTGTATTATTCCTGGTGCTTCAAATGAAAGTCACGTTTTATCGAATCTGTCATCATATAATTTACCAAAACTGACTCCAGAAAAAATCACTGCTATGAACGCTATTTACGAGCAATATATCAAGCCACAAGTGCACCAGCTTTGGTAG
- a CDS encoding DoxX family protein, which yields MEKRKTIAYWVITGLLCFCMLGGIGQLFQVKEIVAGFAPLGYPLYFISIIGFWKTMAIIAILIPKFPLLKEWAYAGVFFAMTGASISHIAVNDSVFHIIVPLIIASLAIGSWYLRPASRK from the coding sequence ATGGAAAAAAGAAAAACAATTGCGTATTGGGTTATCACAGGATTACTTTGTTTTTGTATGCTTGGCGGCATCGGACAATTATTTCAAGTTAAAGAGATAGTGGCTGGTTTTGCTCCACTTGGCTACCCTTTATATTTTATATCAATCATTGGATTTTGGAAAACAATGGCAATCATAGCAATACTAATTCCTAAATTTCCATTACTAAAAGAATGGGCTTATGCTGGAGTGTTTTTTGCAATGACGGGAGCATCAATTTCACATATAGCTGTTAATGATTCTGTTTTTCATATCATCGTACCTTTGATAATTGCAAGTTTAGCAATAGGTTCTTGGTATTTAAGACCTGCGTCCAGAAAATAA